In the genome of Mogibacterium neglectum, the window TTCACATCAGCCAGTGTCCCATCCGTAGTTGCTCGCATGATTTCTAGAAGGTCTCCCTCTAGGAGCGGAAGAACTACCTGTGTCTCAGGATCTCCAAATCTACTATTGTATTCGATAACCTTCGGTCCATCATTGGTGAGCATGAGTCCGAAGTATAGACAGCCCTTAAAAGCCCTTCCCTCAGCTGCCATAGCTTCGATAGTAGGCCTAAATATCTGCTCCATGCACTTCTCGCTAATCTCCTCTGTGTAGTAAGGGTTAGGAGCAACGGTGCCCATGCCTCCAGTATTGAGCCCCTTGTCTCCATCTAGAGCTCTCTTGTGGTCCATCGAGGAAACCATCTGTCTAACTACCTTGCCGTCAGTGAACGATAGCACGCTTACCTCAGGACCTTCTAGGAATTCCTCTATGACTACAGTATCTCCGCTCGCACCGAATTTATGGTCTTCCATAATCGTGCGAAGTCCCTCTCTGGCCTCATCACGAGTCTCTGCTATTATTACACCCTTGCCGAGCGCAAGGCCATCTGCTTTTATTACCGTCGGAATCGGGCAAGTTTCTATGTACTTTAGAGCAGCGTTCATATCGCTGAAAATCTCATACTCAGCAGTCGGTATCCCGTACTTCTTCATGAGCTGCTTGGAAAATGCTTTGCTTCCCTCAATAATCGCCGCTGCTTTGTTTGGACCGAAGCAAGGAATTCCCTTATCTTCGAGCATATCCACAAGTCCAAGAACAAGCGGATCGTCGGGAGCAACGACAACGTAGTCGAGCTTTTTTTCTACTGCAAAATTGACAATCGCACCTAGGTCTTTTGCGCCGATTGCCACGCACTCAGCATCTTCAGCTATACCGCCGTTACCTGGCAGTGCATATATATGCGATACATCATTGCTGCGCTTTAGACTTCTGATTATGGCGTGTTCTCTACCACCGCCACCAATTACTGCAATATTCATTATCCTCTCCTTGCCACTATCTCTGCTGCGACCTTTTCGACTGCCGCTGGCAGAAGCTTCCACTCAGCTTCCTCCATAACCCGTCTCTGGAGAATTTCTGGCGTGTCACCATCCTTAACATCTACTGCATGCTGAGCGATAATCTTGCCACCGTCCGTAACTTCATTTACGAAATGAACAGTTGCACCCGTCACCTTGACGCCGTATGAAAGTGCAGCCTCGTGAACGCGAAGTCCGTAGAAGCCGTCTCCGCAAAACGACGGAATGAGTGATGGATGCACATTGATAATCCTATCTGGATATCTGCTGACAAAATCGCTGCTAAGAATCTTAAGAAATCCCGCCAGCACGATGATGTCTATCTCGTGCTCATCTAGAAGTTTTATGAGATCCTGCTCAAAATTCTCCTTGCCGATATATACATGCTTTATACCTGCTCTATCAGCTCTATCAAGGCCTCCCGCATTATTACGAGACGAAACTACCAGTGCGAGCTCCGCATGCGGAAGCTTACCTGCTGCCGACCTATCTATGATAGCCTGCAGGTTCGTACCTCCTCCAGATATTAGAACTGCGACCTTTGCAAAACTACTCATCTTCACTCTCCACCGTGTATATGCAAGGCTATTATCCCTAGATAATTACGCCTTCATCTCCTTTAACGATTTCTCCGATTACATACGCCTTCTCGCCAGCACCGTTTATAATCTCGAGTGCCCTCTCGCAATCCTCACGAGGCACAACTACAGTCATACCAACACCCATATTATAAGTATTGAACATGTCGCGCTCTGGGATGTTTCCTGTCTCAGCCAGCACCTTGAAAATCGCTTGTATCTCAAGACTGTTCTTATCTATCTTAGCTGTCATGCCTTTTGGTAGTGCGCGAGGGATATTCTCATAAAAACCTCCGCCTGTGATATGCATTACAGCATGCGGAGTCATCTCCTTGAACAGCTCAGTCATCGGCTTCACGTAAATCTTAGTTGGCTCGATAAGTGCCTCACCTAGAGACTTTCCTCCGAGGTCATCTCTTTTTGCCGTGAGATCTACGTTCTCAACGTCGAAAACCTTTCTGACTAGCGAATATCCGTTTGAATGAATGCCCGATGATGCGATTCCGAGGATCACGTCACCCTCGCTCACCTTCTCTATATCGATAACCTTGCTCTTATCTACGATTCCTACTGCAAACCCTGCCAGGTCATACTCGTCCTCAGGATAGAAGCCTGGCATCTCAGCAGTCTCACCACCTATAAGGCAGCACTCGGACTGGATGCATCCGTCGGCAACTCCCTTTACTATGGATGCGATTTTCTCAGGAACATTCTTGCCACAAGCTATATAGTCGAGAAAGAATAGAGGCTTTGCGCCAACGCAGATGATGTCATTTACGCACATCGCCACGCAGTCGATACCCACTGTGTCGTGCTTATCCTGCAGAAAAGCAAGCTTGAGCTTTGTTCCGACACCGTCAGTTCCACTGACTAGGATTGGTTCGCTAATACCTGTGAGGTCTGGCTGCAGCAATCCGCCGAAGCCACCCACGGGAGCAGTATTTCCAAACTGCATAGTCTTGCCGACATGCTCCTTCATGAGTTCTACCGCTCTATATCCGCTGGTGATATCTACTCCTGCTTCCTTGTAGCTCTCGCTCTGGCTCTTCATCTTAGTTCTCCTTTTTCTTGCTTTCGCTCAGCTTAGTTT includes:
- the purD gene encoding phosphoribosylamine--glycine ligase, coding for MEASASGSRKGRSRDSGKERIMNIAVIGGGGREHAIIRSLKRSNDVSHIYALPGNGGIAEDAECVAIGAKDLGAIVNFAVEKKLDYVVVAPDDPLVLGLVDMLEDKGIPCFGPNKAAAIIEGSKAFSKQLMKKYGIPTAEYEIFSDMNAALKYIETCPIPTVIKADGLALGKGVIIAETRDEAREGLRTIMEDHKFGASGDTVVIEEFLEGPEVSVLSFTDGKVVRQMVSSMDHKRALDGDKGLNTGGMGTVAPNPYYTEEISEKCMEQIFRPTIEAMAAEGRAFKGCLYFGLMLTNDGPKVIEYNSRFGDPETQVVLPLLEGDLLEIMRATTDGTLADVKFSFRDEAACCVVAASDGYPASYEKGFEIKLPEEHEHIYIAGSKLQDGKQVTSGGRVLGVVETAPTLCEAVNKAYAKLGEVHFDNMYFRKDIGTKALAVLK
- the purM gene encoding phosphoribosylformylglycinamidine cyclo-ligase, which encodes MKSQSESYKEAGVDITSGYRAVELMKEHVGKTMQFGNTAPVGGFGGLLQPDLTGISEPILVSGTDGVGTKLKLAFLQDKHDTVGIDCVAMCVNDIICVGAKPLFFLDYIACGKNVPEKIASIVKGVADGCIQSECCLIGGETAEMPGFYPEDEYDLAGFAVGIVDKSKVIDIEKVSEGDVILGIASSGIHSNGYSLVRKVFDVENVDLTAKRDDLGGKSLGEALIEPTKIYVKPMTELFKEMTPHAVMHITGGGFYENIPRALPKGMTAKIDKNSLEIQAIFKVLAETGNIPERDMFNTYNMGVGMTVVVPREDCERALEIINGAGEKAYVIGEIVKGDEGVII
- the purN gene encoding phosphoribosylglycinamide formyltransferase, giving the protein MSSFAKVAVLISGGGTNLQAIIDRSAAGKLPHAELALVVSSRNNAGGLDRADRAGIKHVYIGKENFEQDLIKLLDEHEIDIIVLAGFLKILSSDFVSRYPDRIINVHPSLIPSFCGDGFYGLRVHEAALSYGVKVTGATVHFVNEVTDGGKIIAQHAVDVKDGDTPEILQRRVMEEAEWKLLPAAVEKVAAEIVARRG